In one Ornithinimicrobium pratense genomic region, the following are encoded:
- a CDS encoding regulatory protein RecX — protein sequence MGQADRLSAAREALAAAEAAASASGLRPAGAKAGADGTDSGASGAGRAAATHPGASGSGAATSEPDPHDVARRIVLRQLAMGPRTRRQLADKLRERDCDPQVAARVLDRMTTVGLVDDEAFAEMWVRSRQETKGLAASALRHELRTKGIAEHLIDEALAEIEPEQEKEQARALVARRRRTMGGLDREVQTRRLAGFLARKGYAPGVAYQVIREAVDDLPEHARD from the coding sequence ATGGGCCAGGCAGACCGGCTGTCTGCGGCTCGAGAGGCGCTGGCCGCTGCAGAAGCGGCTGCCAGCGCCTCCGGCCTGCGGCCGGCCGGAGCCAAGGCGGGAGCTGACGGCACCGACTCTGGTGCCTCCGGTGCTGGCCGCGCCGCCGCCACCCACCCTGGCGCCTCAGGGTCTGGGGCTGCGACGTCGGAGCCGGATCCCCACGACGTTGCCCGCAGGATCGTGCTGCGCCAACTGGCCATGGGCCCGCGCACCCGCCGTCAACTGGCGGACAAGCTGCGCGAGCGAGACTGCGACCCCCAGGTGGCGGCCCGGGTGCTGGACCGGATGACTACGGTCGGGCTGGTGGACGACGAGGCCTTCGCCGAGATGTGGGTCCGCTCCCGCCAGGAGACCAAGGGGCTGGCGGCCAGCGCCCTGCGCCATGAGCTGCGCACCAAGGGCATCGCCGAGCACCTGATCGACGAGGCCCTGGCGGAGATCGAGCCCGAGCAGGAGAAGGAGCAGGCGCGGGCCCTAGTGGCCCGGCGGCGGCGCACCATGGGCGGGCTGGACCGGGAGGTGCAGACCCGGCGGCTGGCCGGGTTCCTCGCCCGCAAGGGTTACGCGCCAGGGGTGGCCTACCAGGTCATCCGCGAGGCAGTGGACGACCTGCCCGAGCACGCCCGGGACTAA
- a CDS encoding DUF3046 domain-containing protein — MRLSEFWALMAQEFGSGYAGVVSRTQSLGSIEGRTAHEALEQGMPVRAVWEAVVRDMNVPPQHHWLADPEERRG; from the coding sequence ATGCGGCTGAGTGAGTTCTGGGCACTGATGGCGCAAGAGTTCGGCTCCGGCTACGCCGGGGTGGTCTCCCGCACCCAGTCCCTCGGCTCGATCGAGGGGCGGACCGCGCACGAGGCCCTGGAGCAAGGGATGCCGGTGCGGGCAGTCTGGGAGGCGGTGGTCCGGGACATGAACGTGCCGCCCCAGCACCACTGGCTCGCCGACCCCGAGGAACGCCGAGGCTGA
- a CDS encoding aspartate kinase, with translation MALLVMKFGGSSVTDAEAMRRVAQRVVTARRGGSQVAVVVSAMGDTTDDLLDLAGQISPGTLPQRELDMLLSAGERISMALLAMAIQQLGVPAKSFTGAQAGMRTDTAHGRARLLDVQPERVRRTLDDGAVAIVAGFQGISTDDDITTLGRGGSDTTAVALAAALGADVCEIYTDVDGLYTADPRIVPSARRVTRITIEETLEMAAHGAKILHLRAVEYARRFTVPLHVRSSFSDQEGTWILVGRPLTEDTMEDPLISGIAHDRTLAKVTAVGIPDRPGAAAAVIEAVAGAGVSIDMIVQNVSTSQADTSDLSFTLPEDDGPTAVAAVRRLQESMGFADVLYSSHVGKLSLIGAGMRSNPSVAARLFSALADAGVNIEMISTSEIRISVICDQTNLDQAVRAVHTAFELDAEEEAVVYGGTGR, from the coding sequence ATGGCTCTGCTCGTGATGAAGTTCGGTGGTTCCTCGGTCACCGACGCCGAGGCGATGCGCCGCGTCGCCCAGCGGGTGGTGACCGCGCGCCGCGGCGGCTCCCAGGTCGCGGTCGTGGTCTCGGCCATGGGCGACACCACCGACGACCTGCTGGACCTAGCCGGTCAGATCTCCCCCGGCACCCTGCCCCAGCGCGAGCTCGACATGCTGCTCTCCGCGGGCGAACGGATCTCGATGGCCCTGCTGGCGATGGCCATCCAGCAGCTCGGCGTCCCGGCCAAGAGCTTCACCGGCGCCCAGGCCGGTATGCGCACCGACACCGCGCACGGCCGGGCCCGGCTGCTGGACGTGCAGCCCGAGCGGGTGCGGCGCACGCTGGACGACGGGGCCGTGGCCATCGTCGCCGGCTTCCAGGGCATCTCCACCGACGACGACATCACCACCCTGGGCCGGGGCGGCTCGGACACCACCGCGGTGGCACTGGCCGCGGCGCTGGGCGCCGACGTCTGCGAGATCTACACCGACGTCGACGGCCTCTACACCGCCGATCCACGCATCGTCCCCTCGGCCCGCCGGGTCACCAGGATCACCATCGAGGAGACCCTGGAGATGGCGGCGCACGGCGCCAAGATCCTGCACCTGCGTGCCGTCGAGTACGCCCGCCGATTCACTGTCCCGCTCCACGTGCGCAGCTCCTTCTCCGACCAGGAGGGCACCTGGATCCTGGTCGGCCGACCCCTCACGGAGGACACCATGGAAGACCCGCTGATCTCCGGCATCGCCCACGACCGCACGCTGGCCAAGGTCACCGCAGTCGGGATCCCGGACCGTCCCGGGGCCGCCGCGGCCGTGATCGAGGCCGTCGCTGGCGCCGGCGTGTCGATCGACATGATCGTGCAGAACGTCTCGACCTCCCAGGCCGACACCTCGGACCTGTCCTTCACCCTGCCCGAGGACGACGGCCCGACCGCGGTCGCGGCAGTGCGCCGGCTGCAGGAGTCCATGGGCTTCGCCGACGTCCTCTACTCCAGCCACGTGGGCAAGCTGTCCCTCATCGGGGCAGGCATGCGCTCCAACCCCTCGGTCGCGGCCCGACTGTTTTCCGCCCTGGCCGACGCGGGCGTCAACATCGAGATGATCAGCACCTCCGAGATCCGCATCTCGGTCATTTGCGACCAGACCAACCTGGACCAGGCGGTGCGGGCGGTGCACACAGCGTTCGAACTGGACGCCGAGGAAGAGGCCGTGGTCTACGGGGGGACGGGACGGTGA
- a CDS encoding sulfite exporter TauE/SafE family protein, protein MSWSILLLVLGAVVLGAGLQRVSGMGLGLVAAPTLSLLLGPVAGVTLSNVAAVAAALVLAVVMRRDIDWRRFRSVAPLLLAGSVAGALVVRTADTAVLDTVLGATVLVAIAAALGLQRHLNATGRLPALTSGALAGFMNTTAGVAGPAMTVYAVASRWGHRSFAATLQPVFLLANLASVITKGLAGATPAADVVPWWAWGVAVAAVPVGIGLGTVLARRVSLRAARSVALTVATAGGVVALVRGVLGLVS, encoded by the coding sequence GTGTCTTGGTCGATCCTGCTCCTCGTGCTCGGCGCCGTCGTCCTCGGCGCAGGGCTGCAGCGGGTCTCGGGGATGGGGCTGGGGCTGGTGGCGGCCCCGACCCTGTCCCTCCTGCTCGGCCCCGTGGCTGGCGTCACCTTGAGCAATGTCGCCGCCGTGGCCGCAGCCCTCGTGCTGGCCGTGGTGATGCGCCGCGACATCGACTGGCGCCGGTTCCGCAGCGTCGCGCCGCTGCTGCTCGCCGGATCGGTTGCCGGGGCCCTGGTGGTCCGCACCGCGGACACCGCCGTGCTGGACACCGTGCTCGGGGCGACCGTGCTGGTGGCGATCGCGGCTGCGCTCGGCCTGCAGCGCCACCTCAACGCCACAGGTCGGTTGCCGGCGTTGACCTCGGGCGCGCTGGCCGGGTTCATGAACACCACGGCCGGGGTCGCCGGTCCGGCGATGACCGTCTACGCCGTCGCCTCCCGCTGGGGACACCGCTCCTTCGCCGCCACGCTGCAGCCGGTCTTCCTGCTGGCCAACCTCGCCTCGGTCATCACCAAAGGGCTGGCCGGGGCCACTCCTGCCGCCGACGTCGTGCCGTGGTGGGCCTGGGGGGTCGCGGTGGCCGCGGTGCCGGTGGGCATCGGGCTCGGGACCGTGCTGGCCAGGCGGGTGAGCCTGCGCGCTGCCCGCTCGGTCGCCCTCACCGTGGCCACCGCCGGGGGCGTCGTGGCCCTCGTGCGTGGTGTGCTGGGATTGGTGTCGTGA
- a CDS encoding DUF5709 domain-containing protein, with protein sequence MSDQADRETMGDEFGVYSVDAEDQLQPGDTLDGEGDVLDRGFRVGERYQWSNAYAEETIDVRVRQEDEDPSSAYGAPRDESGMDAEDDGWIGGDDPDAIRAELDYYGNEQQRVGRIVAPDEGRFPDREARLIAREGQATSWDSPEESAMHYVDDAGGEDLGSSDAVLAEVEWDPQAVLVDEEQ encoded by the coding sequence ATGAGCGACCAGGCCGACCGCGAGACGATGGGTGATGAGTTCGGTGTCTATAGCGTGGACGCTGAGGACCAGCTACAGCCCGGCGACACCCTCGATGGCGAAGGTGATGTGCTGGACCGAGGCTTCCGGGTTGGTGAGCGCTACCAGTGGTCCAACGCCTACGCCGAGGAGACGATCGACGTGCGAGTGCGGCAGGAGGATGAGGACCCCTCCTCGGCCTACGGCGCCCCGCGCGACGAGTCCGGGATGGACGCCGAGGACGACGGCTGGATCGGCGGCGATGACCCCGACGCGATCCGGGCCGAGCTGGACTACTACGGCAACGAGCAGCAGCGGGTCGGGCGCATCGTGGCTCCCGACGAGGGTCGCTTCCCCGACCGGGAGGCACGGCTGATCGCCCGCGAGGGCCAGGCGACCAGCTGGGACTCCCCGGAGGAGTCGGCCATGCACTACGTCGACGATGCCGGCGGGGAGGACCTCGGCAGCAGCGACGCCGTTCTGGCCGAGGTGGAGTGGGACCCGCAGGCCGTGCTCGTCGACGAGGAACAGTGA
- a CDS encoding AEC family transporter has product MVAVLEGFGLIGVVVAVGWLLAHTRLLGAEAQRMLAVLTFRVGSPCLLFLVVADADVQVIFSGFLVATVAAVVVTGTVYLLLARLLWRRTWTHSVMGGMGVTYVNSNNLGLPIAIYVLGDPAWAAPILLLQLLALQPVWLAALDASGGDRISLARLLRSPFTNPLTIGSLLGLAVALTGITLPSVVLDPVELIAGLAIPCMLIAFGISLRLSPLPGRGGTATELLVAAGLKLVLMPAVAVLVAGPVLGLDPHAVLAAGVMAALPTAQNVFVLAVAYGRGEQLARDVVFTTTLLAMPAMLVLVAVMT; this is encoded by the coding sequence GTGGTCGCCGTCCTCGAGGGTTTCGGGCTCATCGGGGTCGTCGTGGCCGTCGGCTGGCTCCTGGCCCATACCCGGCTGCTGGGCGCCGAGGCCCAGCGGATGCTGGCCGTGCTGACCTTCCGCGTCGGTTCCCCGTGCCTGCTCTTCCTGGTTGTCGCCGACGCCGACGTGCAGGTGATCTTCTCCGGCTTCCTGGTCGCCACCGTCGCGGCCGTGGTGGTCACGGGAACGGTCTACCTGCTGCTCGCGCGGCTCCTGTGGCGGCGCACCTGGACCCACTCGGTGATGGGCGGGATGGGGGTGACCTACGTCAACTCCAACAACCTGGGCCTGCCGATCGCTATCTACGTCCTGGGCGACCCCGCCTGGGCGGCGCCCATCCTGCTGCTCCAGCTGCTCGCGCTGCAACCGGTGTGGCTGGCCGCGCTGGACGCCAGCGGTGGCGACCGCATCTCGCTGGCCCGGCTGCTGCGCTCGCCCTTCACCAACCCGCTGACCATCGGCTCGCTGCTGGGCCTGGCCGTCGCGCTGACCGGCATCACCCTGCCGTCGGTGGTGCTGGACCCCGTGGAGCTCATCGCCGGTCTGGCAATCCCGTGCATGCTGATCGCCTTCGGCATTTCGCTGCGCCTCTCCCCACTGCCGGGCCGGGGCGGGACCGCGACCGAGCTGCTCGTCGCTGCCGGGCTCAAACTGGTGTTGATGCCGGCCGTCGCCGTCCTGGTGGCCGGCCCGGTGCTGGGGTTGGACCCCCACGCCGTTCTGGCTGCGGGCGTGATGGCCGCCCTGCCGACGGCGCAGAACGTCTTCGTGCTGGCCGTGGCCTACGGCCGCGGCGAGCAACTGGCCCGCGACGTGGTCTTCACCACCACGCTGCTGGCCATGCCGGCGATGCTCGTCCTAGTCGCCGTCATGACCTAA
- the recA gene encoding recombinase RecA, translating to MAQTTRNPHAAGSDNKLRALDTVMAQIEKQHGKGSVMRLGDEERPPIQVIPTGAIALDVALGVGGLPRGRVVEIYGPESSGKTTVALHAVASAQKAGGIAAFIDAEHALDPDYAKKLGVDTDALLVSQPDTGEQALEIADMLIRSGALDIIVIDSVAALVPRAEIEGEMGDSHVGLQARLMSQALRKITGALSSTGTTAIFINQLREKIGVMFGSPETTTGGKALKFYASVRIDVRRIETLKDGTDAVGNRTRAKIVKNKVSPPFKLAEFDILYGHGISREGGLIDMGVEHGFVRKSGAWYTYEGEQMGQGKENARQFLKDNPDLADEIDRKIKTKLGIGVVASVEDLPAGVDPVTGEVSVDF from the coding sequence ATGGCACAGACCACGAGGAACCCGCACGCAGCGGGCAGTGACAACAAGCTTCGGGCGCTGGACACCGTGATGGCGCAGATCGAGAAGCAGCACGGCAAGGGCTCGGTCATGCGCCTCGGTGACGAGGAGCGGCCGCCGATCCAGGTCATCCCCACCGGCGCCATCGCCCTCGACGTCGCGCTCGGCGTGGGCGGCCTGCCCCGTGGGCGGGTCGTGGAGATCTACGGCCCGGAGTCCAGCGGCAAGACCACGGTGGCGCTGCACGCCGTCGCCAGCGCCCAAAAGGCCGGCGGCATCGCGGCCTTCATCGACGCCGAGCACGCACTGGACCCCGACTACGCCAAGAAGCTGGGCGTCGACACCGACGCGCTGCTGGTCAGCCAGCCGGACACCGGTGAGCAGGCGCTGGAGATCGCCGACATGCTGATCCGCTCCGGCGCGCTCGACATCATCGTCATCGACTCGGTCGCGGCCCTGGTGCCGCGGGCCGAGATCGAGGGCGAGATGGGTGATAGCCACGTCGGTCTGCAGGCGCGGTTGATGAGCCAGGCGTTGCGCAAGATCACCGGTGCGTTGAGCTCGACCGGGACGACCGCGATCTTCATCAACCAGTTGCGCGAGAAGATCGGCGTGATGTTCGGCTCCCCGGAGACCACCACCGGTGGCAAGGCGCTGAAGTTCTACGCCTCGGTGCGCATCGATGTGCGCCGCATCGAGACCCTCAAGGACGGCACCGATGCGGTCGGCAACCGCACCCGCGCCAAGATCGTCAAGAACAAGGTGTCCCCGCCGTTCAAACTGGCCGAGTTCGACATTCTCTACGGCCATGGCATCTCCCGCGAGGGTGGCCTGATCGACATGGGCGTGGAGCACGGCTTCGTGCGCAAGTCGGGCGCCTGGTACACCTACGAGGGCGAGCAGATGGGTCAGGGCAAGGAGAACGCCCGCCAGTTCCTCAAGGACAACCCTGACCTGGCTGACGAGATCGACCGCAAGATCAAGACCAAGCTGGGGATCGGCGTCGTCGCGAGCGTCGAGGACCTCCCGGCCGGGGTGGACCCGGTCACCGGTGAGGTCTCGGTCGACTTCTGA
- a CDS encoding aspartate-semialdehyde dehydrogenase, producing MPHDEKHLHLALVGATGQVGLVMRRLLAERSFPVASVRYLASARSAGTELPWDGSPRGVDGWDQPRQVVVEDVATADLSGIDIALFSAGGDASREHAGRFAAAGAVVIDNSSAWRMDDSVPLVVSEVNPDDLELAVRPGGLRIVANPNCTTMAAMPVLRPLHAAARLGRLRVATYQAVSGSGLTGVSELGDQVRAGVAGQVPVEALAHDGAAVQLPDPSVYAAPIAFNVVPVAGDLVEDGETSEEVKLRTESRKILSIPGLAVSGTCVRVPVFTGHSLAIHAEFAEPITPATATALLTEAPGVQVVDVPTPLAAAGQDGSLVGRVRVDQAVPDGRGLVLFVSSDNLRKGAALNAVQIAEVLLERHLV from the coding sequence ATGCCGCACGACGAGAAGCACCTGCACCTCGCCCTGGTGGGCGCCACCGGCCAGGTCGGCTTGGTCATGCGCCGGCTGCTCGCTGAGCGCTCCTTCCCGGTCGCCTCGGTCCGCTACCTGGCCTCGGCCCGCTCGGCGGGCACCGAGCTGCCCTGGGACGGCTCCCCCCGCGGCGTCGACGGCTGGGACCAGCCTCGGCAGGTCGTCGTCGAGGACGTGGCGACCGCGGACCTGAGCGGCATCGACATCGCGCTGTTCTCGGCCGGCGGCGACGCCAGCCGGGAGCACGCCGGCCGGTTCGCCGCCGCCGGGGCCGTGGTCATCGACAACTCCTCCGCCTGGCGGATGGATGACTCGGTGCCGCTGGTGGTCAGCGAGGTCAACCCCGACGACCTCGAGCTGGCCGTCCGCCCCGGTGGCCTCCGGATCGTAGCCAACCCCAACTGCACGACGATGGCTGCCATGCCCGTCCTGCGCCCCCTGCACGCGGCCGCCCGCCTGGGGCGGCTACGGGTCGCGACCTACCAGGCGGTCTCCGGCTCTGGCCTGACCGGGGTCAGCGAGCTCGGCGACCAGGTCCGGGCGGGCGTCGCGGGCCAGGTCCCGGTCGAGGCGCTCGCTCACGACGGGGCGGCCGTGCAGCTGCCGGACCCCTCGGTCTACGCGGCGCCGATCGCCTTCAACGTGGTCCCCGTCGCCGGCGACCTGGTGGAGGACGGCGAGACCTCCGAGGAGGTCAAGCTGCGCACGGAATCCCGCAAGATCCTCAGCATCCCGGGCCTGGCGGTCTCCGGGACCTGCGTGCGAGTGCCGGTCTTCACCGGGCACAGCCTGGCGATCCACGCGGAGTTCGCCGAGCCGATTACCCCCGCCACGGCCACCGCACTGCTGACCGAGGCTCCCGGAGTCCAGGTCGTCGACGTGCCGACCCCCCTCGCCGCGGCCGGTCAGGACGGCTCCCTCGTGGGCCGGGTCCGGGTGGACCAGGCGGTGCCGGACGGGCGTGGGCTGGTGCTCTTCGTCAGCAGCGACAACCTGCGCAAAGGCGCCGCGCTGAACGCGGTCCAGATCGCCGAGGTGCTGCTGGAGCGCCATCTGGTCTGA
- a CDS encoding NYN domain-containing protein, whose amino-acid sequence MDDEDRIALLIDYENLALGARDHLGAPFDLRPVADALAERGRVVTRRAYADWSYFDEDRRMLTRNHVELIEMTQRMGASRKNAADIKMAVDAIELAYERGYISTFAICTGDSDFTPLVHKLRELNKRVIGFGVRDSTSTMLPPACDEFLFYDDLDGAPHGEVRAGEPSRGRRRRPGGEKGQKPRREANGPAEQEVPQEPIEIDERIDERIDERIDETVEEVEDTVELESPDLDVLVAQTVAGLQRGSGGAVTASVLKRTLLRKDSTFSEAAHGFRAFGELLEHLADRGIIALSAGPAKGDPEVTLPEGGRPEAFALLSEVVQELDEGQGVPLSGLKDQLRARRPGFSEKPLGYGSFLQFCRGAAAAGVVDLERDGNAYLVHPFD is encoded by the coding sequence ATGGATGACGAGGACCGGATCGCGCTGCTCATCGACTACGAGAACCTGGCGCTGGGGGCCCGGGACCACCTCGGGGCGCCCTTCGACCTCAGGCCGGTCGCGGACGCGCTCGCCGAGCGGGGCAGGGTGGTCACCCGGCGGGCCTACGCCGACTGGTCCTACTTTGACGAGGACCGGCGGATGTTGACCCGCAACCACGTCGAGCTCATCGAGATGACGCAGCGGATGGGTGCCTCCCGCAAGAACGCGGCCGACATCAAGATGGCCGTCGACGCCATCGAGCTGGCCTACGAGCGGGGCTACATCAGCACCTTCGCCATCTGCACCGGGGACAGCGACTTCACCCCGCTGGTGCACAAGCTGCGCGAGCTGAACAAGCGGGTGATCGGCTTCGGCGTGCGCGACTCGACCTCGACCATGCTGCCGCCCGCCTGCGACGAGTTCCTCTTCTACGACGACCTCGACGGGGCCCCCCACGGGGAGGTCCGGGCTGGCGAGCCCTCCCGGGGCCGGCGCCGCCGCCCCGGTGGCGAGAAGGGGCAGAAGCCCCGTCGCGAGGCGAACGGTCCGGCGGAGCAGGAGGTGCCCCAGGAGCCCATCGAGATCGACGAGCGGATCGATGAGCGGATCGATGAGCGGATCGACGAGACGGTCGAGGAGGTTGAGGACACCGTCGAGCTGGAGAGCCCGGACCTGGACGTGCTCGTCGCGCAGACCGTGGCGGGTCTGCAGCGCGGCTCCGGGGGAGCGGTGACGGCCTCGGTCCTCAAACGCACCCTGCTGCGCAAGGACTCGACCTTCTCCGAGGCAGCCCACGGCTTCCGGGCGTTCGGCGAGCTGCTCGAGCACCTGGCCGACCGGGGCATCATCGCGCTCTCGGCAGGCCCGGCCAAGGGCGACCCGGAGGTGACCCTCCCCGAGGGGGGCCGGCCGGAGGCGTTCGCCCTGTTGTCCGAGGTGGTGCAGGAGCTGGACGAGGGCCAGGGCGTGCCACTTTCCGGACTGAAGGACCAGTTGCGGGCGCGTCGCCCGGGGTTCTCGGAAAAGCCCCTGGGCTACGGCTCCTTCCTGCAGTTCTGCCGGGGCGCCGCCGCCGCCGGCGTGGTGGACCTAGAGCGTGACGGCAACGCCTATCTGGTGCACCCGTTCGACTGA